The nucleotide sequence AGCCTTTCTCAAAATATACTTTCTTGATTGGTTCCTAAATATAAGACAGCTACGCGTTGTGTTTGATTTTAAAATCCACTTGTATCACAGGGACAGcgttccacccatccatccatccatatcaaCTTAACTTGTAAACAATACTTTCAAATTCATTTCATTGCCTTGATTTATACTTACTCTTGACGTTTTACTGAATAATATCAGTTCCTTAGTGGGTATTTCATCTCCCACAGAGATGTGCCCGATTAGTCTAAAACAGCTTTGGTAGAAATTGGTCATTTGTATAACTACAGGGTGTTACATCATAGTTATACATTAACATAGTGTTGGTAGTGTTTCACTATTGGTGAAGCGACTGCAGCAAACATGAACACATCTGCAAATGTGGGTGTCCGTTTTTATTGAAAACACCCACATTTCGATGAAAGTGGAAGAAATGGGAATCACTCCTGTTGAAATATCACAACACGTGTTGGTTGCATATGTTAGACTTGCTTCTTGATCAATAATACACGATATAAACACAGCTTATAGTTTCTCAGTTCTGCTCAACCAACTCGTTCGCGGTTCTCCCTCCCGGGGCTGTACTGCACAGTCAGCTCAGTCAGATGACACACATGGCCAATCTGACAAGAGGATCCACACAGTAAAATTTGCATGAAATATGTTTAAATTCTTCAGCAGCCGCTAGACGTCACAATTCTTTAGGAGAGGACTCAGCTTGTCGCCATGCCTGAACCCGCAAAGTCGGCGCCCAAGAAGGGCTCCAAGAAAGCCGTGACCAAGGCAGCAGGCAAGGGAGGGAAGAAACGCCGAAAGGCCAGGAAGGAGAGCTACGCCATCTACGTGTACAAGGTCCTGAAGCAGGTCCACCCAGACACCGGCATTTCTTCCAAGGCCATGGGCATCATGAACTCCTTCGTTAACGACATTTTCGAGCGCATCGCCGGCGAGGCTTCTCGCCTGGCGCATTACAACAAGCGCTCCACCATCACCTCGAGGGAGATCCAGACCGCCGTCCGCCTGCTGCTCCCCGGGGAGCTGGCCAAGCACGCCGTGTCTGAGGGCACCAAGGCCGTCACCAAGTACACCAGCTCCAAATAAGCTGTCTCCTCTGACCCAACCcaacggctcttttaagagccaaacACAATTTCATCAAGGAGCTGTCCCCTTATTGTTACTAATCTACAGTGACTTCCAGGATAAAACTCAACTGGTGGCTAATTCACTACGAGCCAATATGGTCTTGTCAACTGCCTCTCCATGCGTCAGTCAGCGCTCCCAATGATAGAATAATCTCTTCACTTGGGTTCGGCCTTCAGAGATGATGGAATATGAGATTTCGTCGCACGTTTAACAATATGGCTCACTAATGTACATGTAGTTTACGTTacctttttaaacattttgtatCGCCGTCTAGTGTTATTATGACAGAGCTGAACTAATTTAGGATTAAGTTTGAAAAAAGCGTGACGATCGTTACGTACTGTAATTCTAGATTCGATGAGTATTAGGCGCAGCCCTCGAAGGCTGTGGCTAGACTTTAGTGTCACAATGGCATCCGTCTTTCCACTGTAAATTGACCTCATGTACTTTGGTCCTGTTTGAGATCCGTCATACAGGACTAATGCTGGTTTTTGCAACTTCCAGTATTTTAATGAAATCCATATTTAATGAACAAAAAATCATCTAAACGTGCAGGATGGACGGTACCGCCTTTAGAATCAActttttgttttgaattttacTTGATTTAAGACGATAAACCGTAAGCCAACTTGACACAGGCTTGAAAAGACAATAATAGTGATTATATTGAATATCAAGACTTATTTTTAATTCAAAAAAAGTACAGTTAAACCCATATTAATATTATCACTGTTGTGAAGATGGTCGAGAGGCCGAGTCTGTTGCGGTAACCACACCAAGCTCTGATTTGTCCAAGCGCAaggctcttttttttaaaagagaatCTCGAAAGCTCATTGGTGGAGAGCTCATTCCAATTTCACCAACTGAAGACTGTTCTCTGATTGGACCGTGTTTCAGCTTCGTGGAGTTGTGTATAAATACCACTGGCTGTCTGGGCTACTCTTCATTTTTCAGATTATAGCGAAAAGCAGCAAGTCAACAATGAGCGGAAGAGGAAAGACCGGAGGAAAGGCGAGGGCGAAGGCCAAGACCCGCTCCTCCCGCGCCGGGCTCCAGTTCCCTGTTGGCCGTGTTCACAGGCTCCTTCGTAAAGGCAACTATGCGGAGCGTGTGGGTGCCGGCGCCCCGGTCTACCTGGCGGCTGTGTTGGAGTATCTGACCGCTGAGATTCTGGAGCTGGCCGGAAACGCGGCCCGGGACAACAAGAAGACCCGCATCATCCCACGTCACCTCCAGCTGGCCGTCCGCAACGACGAAGAGCTCAACAAGCTGCTGGGCGGAGTGACCATCGCTCAGGGCGGCGTGCTGCCCAATATCCAGGCGGTTCTGCTGCCCAAGAAGACCGACAAGGCCGCCAAGAAGTGATTCTACACAGCCTTCCATCCAACAAcacaaaggctcttttaagagccacacaCTTCCCTGATGGAGCGATGTTCTTGTTAGATCGGCATAGTGAGA is from Lampris incognitus isolate fLamInc1 chromosome 21, fLamInc1.hap2, whole genome shotgun sequence and encodes:
- the LOC130131630 gene encoding histone H2B — encoded protein: MPEPAKSAPKKGSKKAVTKAAGKGGKKRRKARKESYAIYVYKVLKQVHPDTGISSKAMGIMNSFVNDIFERIAGEASRLAHYNKRSTITSREIQTAVRLLLPGELAKHAVSEGTKAVTKYTSSK